TCCCCAGGCCGGCGACGCGCCCAGCCCACAGCGCCCGGCGCCCTCCTATCCGATGCCCTGGGACGAGCCGGGGCCCGCACCGGAGCCTGAGCCGACGCCCGCGCCCGCCCCGGCGCCGCGCTTCGAGCCGGAGCCCGCGCCCGCCCCGGCGAAGCCCCCGACGCCGGTCGAGCCGACGGCACCTGTCCCGGAGTCCGCGACCGAGCCCCCCGCGCAGGAGCTCACCCCGGAGTTCGCCGACATCGCGGCCCAGCTCAGCGCCGCCTTCGGCCAGCCGCTCTCGGTGAGCGTGGAGTCCGCCGCCGCGACGTCGGACGAGGAGGCCGCCGAGGAGCTCGCCTACGAGGAGGCCCCGGAGCTCGACGCCGGCTTCACCGACGAGCCCGTCGACGACGAGGACGACGAGCCAGACGCCTAGCGCGGCCGAGCCGCGCGCCTTGCCAGCACTGCCCGAGCAACGACGAAAGGAAGCACATGTCCAAGGGATTCAACATGGGCGGCATGAACCGCAACCAGATGATGGCCCAGGCCCGCAAGATGCAGGAGCAGCTCCTCGCCGCCCAGCAGAAGGCGGCCGCCACCGAGGTCTCCGCGAGCGCGGGCGGCGGTGCCGTCAAGGTCACCGCGACCGGGGACCTTCGCCTGACCTCGCTCACGATCGACCCGGCTGCCGTGGACCCGGAGGACGTGGAGATGCTGCAGGACATGATCCTCGCCGCGGTGAACGACGTCCTCGAGTCCGCCGAGCAGATGACGAGCCAGCAGCTCGGCGCCGTGACCGGCGGCATGGGCATCCCGGGCCTGTTCTAGGCCGCGGCCGGGACTACCATGGACGCAGCAGCCAACGACGGGCGAGCGCTCCAGCGACTGCTCGACGAGCTGGGGCGCCTGCCGGGCATCGGGCCCAAGTCCGCCCAGCGCATCGCCTACTACCTGCTCGAGGCCGACGTCGACCAGGCGCGTCGCCTCGCGCAGGCGATACTCGAGGTGAAGCAGCAGGTGCACTTCTGCCCGGTCTGCTTCTCCTATGCCACGCGCGATACCTGCGACGTCTGTGCCGACGCCACGCGGGACCAGACGCAGATCTGCGTCGTGTCGGAGCCGCGCGACGTGGCCGCCGTCGAGCGAACGGGAAGCTACCGCGGGCTCTATCACGTCCTGGGCGGCGTCATCAGCCCGATGGACAAGATCGGGCCGGAGCAGCTCCACGTCCGAGAGCTGCTGGCGCGCCTGGCGAGCGGCGAGGTCGGCGAGGTCATCCTCGCGACCAACCCGGACGTCGAGGGCGAGACCACGGCGACCTATCTCGCCCGCACCATCCGCCCGCTCGGCGTGCGCGTCTCGCGCCTGGCGAGCGGGCTGCCCGTGGGCGGCGACTTGGAGTACGCTGACGAGGTGACCCTGGGGCGCGCCATCGAGGAGCGCCGCGAGGTCTAGCAGAGCGATCGGGGGGCCATCATGCCATCGAGGGACGAGAAGAACGCGCACGCGCCGCGCCACGGGAGCCACGCCGCCTCGCACGCGCGCCCGGCGACCCGCCGCGCGCGCCCGCAGGCCCCGGCGCTCGCGAGCGAGTCCGACCGGATCTCCACCATCCGCGCCGGCCAGGGCGCCCGCGTCACCACGCGCGCGAACGCCGCCGAGGCGGCGGGCCGCGCCCGCGTGAGCGCCGAGCGCCGCTACGCCGAGCGCCACCCGGACGCCCGCGCGCCCAAGGCCGGCCCCAGGCGCAGCGCGCTCAACGTCGTCCTTCTCGTCGTGGCTGCGTTTCTCGCCCTGGCGGTCGTCTTCGTCCTGGGAACGCTCGTCACCTCGCTTGTGTTCCCGCCCGCGGAGGAGCAGGCGACCCAGGAGCAGACCCTGCGCCTCACCGAGTCCGAGCTCGAGATGCAGCGCCAGCAGGAGGAGCACGACGCCGGCGACGAGCAGGTCGGCGTCGACGGCACGGTGAGCTACGGCGACCTGAGCTTCGCGCTCTCCCAGGGGGAGGGCGGCGCCTGGAGCCTGGTCTACGCCTCGGGCGACGCGGTCTTCGAGCTGCCGGGCACGCCCGTCGCGCTGATCCGCACCGGCGACACCCTGCTGGTCCCCGAGAACGTGGACGGCGGCTGGAACGTCGCCTGCTACGTGATCGGCGGACACTCCAGCGGGATCACCTACGTCGTCGACGAGCAGGGTGACCCCGCCGGCGGCTCCGGCGACATAGAGTCCGTCGAGCTCGACGACACGACGCTGCGGGTGACGGCCGGCGGCACCACCACCGACGTCGCGCTCGCGTAGGTTTTGTGAGCCCCGGGGCGCCGGCAACTTTTTTGAGATTGGGCCTTGCCACCGGTTTTGCGGTATGAGAGAATAGCTCCCGCGCAAGGCGCACGGGGTGTTAGCTCAGCTGGTTAGAGCGCCGGCCTGTCACGTCGGAGGTCGAGGGTTCGAGTCCCTTACATCCCGCCATAGCATGTAGAGGGGGTCCCGCGAGGGGCCCCTTTTCTTGTCGCGCGGTCGCGTCGAAGGGCAGGGTCATCGCTGTGTAACGCACGGTAAGGCCCGCGTTGCGTCCGGCCGCCCCGCCCCCAAAATGCGCGCGACGCGCTATCATATGCGTGTGGACAGGATCGAGAACGGGGCGCCTATGCCATCCAGCGCTCACACACCCGCGCGCAGGGTAGCGGTCTTTGACTTCGACGGCACGTCCATCGACGGCCAGTCGGGATCGTTGTTCACGCGCTACCTGCTCTCGCACGGCATGATGTCGCCCGCTCGGCTGGCGCGGCTCGCCTGGTGGGGCATCCGATACAAGCTCCACCTGCCGTTTCGCCAGGGCGAGGCGCGCGAGCTCGTCTTCGGCGCGCTGCGCGGCCAGACCTCCGAGGCGGTGGACGCCTTCATGGCGCGCTTCCACGACGACGCCCTCGCGCCGCTCTATCGCCCCCAGGCGCTCCGCGAGGTCGCCTGGTGTCACGAGAAGGGCATGCTCGTCCTGCTCGTCTCCGCCACGTTCGAGCCCATCGCGGAGGTCGCCGCCCGTCGGATGGGCGTGGACGGGTTCGCCGCGACGCGGATGGAGCGCGACGCCCTGGGCCGCTACACGGGGCGCGTGGACGGCCCGGTGGTTGCGGGGGCCGAGAAGTGCCGCGCGGTCGAGCGCTGGTGCGACGCGCATCTCGGCGCGGGCGCCTGGGTGCTCGAGCGCGCCTACGCAGATCACCACACCGACGCCCCGCTGCTCGCCGCCGCCCGCGAGGCGCGCGCCGTCTGCCCCGGCAAGACGCTCGCGATCAGCGCCCGTCGGCAGGGCTGGCCCGTTCTCGACTGGGACCTGTAGGAAGCTCGGGCCGGAGGGAGACCATGGACATCTCGAGAAAGACCGACTACGCGCTGCGCATGATCGCCAGGCTGGTCGAGAGCCCCGACGCCACCCTGTCGGTGCGCAGCGCCGCGCAGGAGAGCGGCGTCCCCTACTCCTTCGCCCGCTCGATCCAGCACGACCTCGCGACGGCGGGCCTCGTCACCAACGTGCGCGGCGCCAACGGCGGCATGCGCCTTGCCGTGGACCCGCGCGAGACCACGCTGCTCGACGTCGTGCGGGCCGTGCAGGGCCCGGTCGTCTTCGGGTGCTGCCGCACTGCCGGCGAGGGCGGCGCCCCGTGCCCCAACCGCGCCGACTGCCGCTACACCTCGGTCTGGTGCCAGGGCGAGCGCCTGCTCGAGGGCCTCTTCGGGAGCGTGACCCTCCACCAGCTCATCGCGGAGCGCCGCACGCCGGTGCCGCACGCGACCTTCGAGCTCGTGCCCGAGGGCGAGTCCCGCCGCGCCGCCGAGGACGCACGACGGTGACGGCCGTCGAGTCGGCGGGGGAGAGGGACCTCGCGGCCTTCCGCTCCCTCGTGCTGGAGCGCGGCCGCGAGCTCTACCGCGACCTCCCGTGGCGTCGCACGCGCGACCCCTACCAGATCTGGATCAGCGAGGTCATGCTCCAGCAGACGCAGACGACGCGCGTCGACGGGCGCTGGCAGCGCTGGCTCGAGCGCTTCCCCACGCCGACGGCGCTCGCCGCGGCAGCCCCGGCGGACGTGCTCGAGGAGTGGCAGGGTCTCGGCTACAACCGACGCGCCCTCTCGCTGCACCGCGCGGCGCAAGCGGTTGCCGCACTCGGCGGCGAGCTGCCGGCGGAGACCGCGGCGCTCGAGGCGCTCCCCGGCGTCGGCCCCGCCACGGCCGCGGGCATCCGCGCCTTCGCCTTCGACCTGCCGTCGGTCTACCTGGAGACCAACGTGCGCACGGTGCTGCTCCACGAGCTCTTCCGCGGCGAGGAGCGCGTGAGCGACCGCGCGCTCGTGCCGATCCTCGCCGAGACCTGCCCGCCCGACGCGAGCAATCCCGATGACGACCCGCGCACCTGGTACTACGCCCTGCTCGACTACGGCGCCTACCTCAAGCGGTCCGTTACCAACCCATCGCGCCGCTCCGCCGCGCACGCGCGCCAGTCGCGCTTCGAGGGGTCGCACCGCCAGAAGCGCGCCGAGCTGCTGCGCGTTCTTCTCGCCCACCGGGGCGAGCCTGGCGGGCTGGGCTTTGATGCGATTTTGGTCGAGCTTGCAAGCATCGAGGAGAAAGCGGGTAGAAGCCCGGTAGGCGCCCCCGAGGCGAGGGGCCTGCTCGCCGAGCTCTCGGCGGAGGGCTTCTGCCGTGAAGAGGGTGGGGCGTGGCACGTCTGAACGTGTGATCAAGCGCCGCGGGGAAGGCCCGCCGCGCACGAGTGTCCCCCCGGGGACAGGAGAGGAGACCCTATGGCCGTCGACTTTGAGAGCTCGCAGACGAAGAAGAACCTCGAGGCGGCCTTCGCCGGCGAGTCCCAGGCAGCCACCAAGTACGCCTACTATGCCAGCAAGGCCAAGAAGGAGGGATACGTCCAGATCTCCAACATCTTCACCGAGACCTCCGGCAACGAGAAGGAGCACGCCAAGCTCTGGTTCAAGTACCTCCACGGCGGCGAGGTGCCCGACACCCTGACCAACATTCGCGACGCCGCCGCCGGCGAGAACTACGAGTGGACCGACATGTACAAGGGCTTCGCCGAGACCGCCGAGGCCGAGGGCTTCGCCGAGATCGCCGCCAAGTTCCGCATGGTCGGCGACGTCGAGAAGCACCACGAGGAGCGCTACAACAAGCTCGCCGAGCGCGTCGAGAAGGGCGAGGTCTTCGCCCGCGCCGGCGTCAAGGTGTGGAAGTGCCTCAACTGCGGCCACCTGCACGTGGGCGCCGAGGCCCCCGAGGTCTGCCCCGTGTGCAACCACCCCAAGGCCTACTTCGAGGAGCAGGCGATCAACTACTAGGCGTCGCACGCGCGACCCCCTTTTGACGGGCTGACTCCGTCCCTCTCGTGACGGGCCGCAGATGGACGTTTTACGATGTGAAAACGTCCACGAGCGGCCCGTCGTTCTTGTCGGCGTCGCTCCAGCCTGGCGCTGACCCCCCCACCTGACAACGGGCCTCAGATAGACGTTTCTGGCGAGAAGAACGTCCATCTGAGGCCCGTCGGCGCCCATCGGCGTCGGCGGGCCCCTCCGTGCGCCGCGCGTCATGGGAAGGTTCCCACGCGGTGGCCCTCCTCGCCGCCCGGTTGCGCGCACTCGCCGCCTTTTCATGGACATTGCGTTGACGGAACGCCCACAATGAGTGTTGTCCTGTGCACAGACCTTCGAGGAGCGTGACATGGAATCTCCCGACAGCACTCTCTACCTGAGCAACGATGACCTGTTCCTCTTCGCTCGTGGCGAGTGGTACCGGAGCTACGAGAAGATGGGCGCGCATCCCGCCGTCGCAGAGGACGGCACCCATGGCTACCACTTTGCCGTCTGGGCCCCTGACGTGCGGAGCGTTCACGTCATCGGCGACTTCAACGGCTGGGACGAGGCGGCCACCCCGCTCGAGCAGACCGAGACGGGCGGCATCTGGCAGGGCTTTGTGCCCGGCATCGAGGAGGGCGCGCTCTACAAGTA
Above is a genomic segment from Olsenella timonensis containing:
- a CDS encoding HAD family phosphatase, whose product is MPSSAHTPARRVAVFDFDGTSIDGQSGSLFTRYLLSHGMMSPARLARLAWWGIRYKLHLPFRQGEARELVFGALRGQTSEAVDAFMARFHDDALAPLYRPQALREVAWCHEKGMLVLLVSATFEPIAEVAARRMGVDGFAATRMERDALGRYTGRVDGPVVAGAEKCRAVERWCDAHLGAGAWVLERAYADHHTDAPLLAAAREARAVCPGKTLAISARRQGWPVLDWDL
- a CDS encoding adenine glycosylase; protein product: MTAVESAGERDLAAFRSLVLERGRELYRDLPWRRTRDPYQIWISEVMLQQTQTTRVDGRWQRWLERFPTPTALAAAAPADVLEEWQGLGYNRRALSLHRAAQAVAALGGELPAETAALEALPGVGPATAAGIRAFAFDLPSVYLETNVRTVLLHELFRGEERVSDRALVPILAETCPPDASNPDDDPRTWYYALLDYGAYLKRSVTNPSRRSAAHARQSRFEGSHRQKRAELLRVLLAHRGEPGGLGFDAILVELASIEEKAGRSPVGAPEARGLLAELSAEGFCREEGGAWHV
- a CDS encoding YbaB/EbfC family nucleoid-associated protein, which translates into the protein MSKGFNMGGMNRNQMMAQARKMQEQLLAAQQKAAATEVSASAGGGAVKVTATGDLRLTSLTIDPAAVDPEDVEMLQDMILAAVNDVLESAEQMTSQQLGAVTGGMGIPGLF
- a CDS encoding Rrf2 family transcriptional regulator codes for the protein MDISRKTDYALRMIARLVESPDATLSVRSAAQESGVPYSFARSIQHDLATAGLVTNVRGANGGMRLAVDPRETTLLDVVRAVQGPVVFGCCRTAGEGGAPCPNRADCRYTSVWCQGERLLEGLFGSVTLHQLIAERRTPVPHATFELVPEGESRRAAEDARR
- the recR gene encoding recombination mediator RecR; translated protein: MDAAANDGRALQRLLDELGRLPGIGPKSAQRIAYYLLEADVDQARRLAQAILEVKQQVHFCPVCFSYATRDTCDVCADATRDQTQICVVSEPRDVAAVERTGSYRGLYHVLGGVISPMDKIGPEQLHVRELLARLASGEVGEVILATNPDVEGETTATYLARTIRPLGVRVSRLASGLPVGGDLEYADEVTLGRAIEERREV
- the rbr gene encoding rubrerythrin — encoded protein: MAVDFESSQTKKNLEAAFAGESQAATKYAYYASKAKKEGYVQISNIFTETSGNEKEHAKLWFKYLHGGEVPDTLTNIRDAAAGENYEWTDMYKGFAETAEAEGFAEIAAKFRMVGDVEKHHEERYNKLAERVEKGEVFARAGVKVWKCLNCGHLHVGAEAPEVCPVCNHPKAYFEEQAINY